AATGATGACATCGAATCCATCCAGATCCAGTCGTTTGAGTAACGCTTCAGCTGATTCTTCCTTATACCGATGAACGCGAATCCCTTTCGCTTCTAGCCAAGCTGCCTTCTCGTCAGAAGAGGCGCTCGCTGTGACGTCACACCCATAATGACGAGCGAGTTGAACGGTAAGATGTCCTACTCCACCCGTTCCTCCTGCTACATATAAACGGATTCCGGGTTGGATTGCGATTCGCTCTTTTAAAATCTCCATCGCGGTCAATCCAATCACCGGTAAACAACCAGCAATTTCAGCCGAGACCCCTTCCGGTCGTAAAACCGCCATCTCTTCAGGCACAAGCATTTCTTCTGCTAACGCACCGGCACGTGTTCCAAGTCCACCGCCGAATGCAACGATGCGATCGCCGATAGAAAAAGACGTCACACCCTCGCCGATTTCAATGACTTTCCCCGTTACATCGCCCTGGAGAATTCCAGTCGTCGAAGCCGCCGCCACATGTCCGAAGAACATCTTCGTATCAAGTGGATTGATGCTCGACCCCTCGATTTGAATACGTAATTCGTACTTCCCCGCTTTTTCAGGTGTGACGTCTTTTTCTGTAAGCGATGCGTCTTTTCCGTACTGATCGACTACGAATGCTCTCATGAAAAATTCCCCCTTATCATCATTAGTCTATCATGATTCAGAATTCTCTCACATTAGGCGTTCATGCTATGATGAACATATCTTATGACGAGAAGGGACGTTTTTGATTTGAAACAAGAATTGATTGATCGTCTAACTACATACGTAAAGGTCGATACACAGTCGAACTATGAAAGCACAACTGTTCCAACGACCGAAGGACAATGGACACTGGCTCGATTGCTCGTAGAGGAGTTAAAAACAATTGGCATGGAAGAAGTCACTGTCGATGACAATGGTTATGTCATGGCGACATTATCCGCTAACACGGACGCAGACATCCCAACAATCGGTTTCCTCGCTCACCTCGACACGGCAACGGATTTCACAGGCACGAATGTCCGTCCGCAACTCGTGGAAGCATATGATGGAAATCCAATCACGTTAAGTGAAGTACCATCCGTGATTCTATCACCAACTGATTTTCCAGCATTACACAACTATGTCGGTCATACATTGATGACGACGGATGGGACGACGTTACTTGGTGCCGATAATAAAGCTGGTATCGCAGAAATCATGACAGCGATGCACCATTTAATCACACATCCGGAAATTAAGCATGGTCGCATCCGTGTTGCCTTCACACCAGACGAAGAGATTGGTCGTGGACCGCATCACTTCAACGTCGAAGCGTTCGATGCAACGTATGCCTATACGGTCGATGGTGGTCCGCTTGGTGAACTGGAATACGAAAGTTTTAATGCGGCTGCTGCCAAAATCGTCTTCCACGGAACGAATGTTCATCCGGGAACAGCAAAAGATAAGATGGTCAATTCACAGAAACACGCGATGGCGTTCCACGATCGTCTTCCTGGAGAAGAGTCTCCTGA
This window of the Exiguobacterium acetylicum genome carries:
- the pepT gene encoding peptidase T, whose amino-acid sequence is MKQELIDRLTTYVKVDTQSNYESTTVPTTEGQWTLARLLVEELKTIGMEEVTVDDNGYVMATLSANTDADIPTIGFLAHLDTATDFTGTNVRPQLVEAYDGNPITLSEVPSVILSPTDFPALHNYVGHTLMTTDGTTLLGADNKAGIAEIMTAMHHLITHPEIKHGRIRVAFTPDEEIGRGPHHFNVEAFDATYAYTVDGGPLGELEYESFNAAAAKIVFHGTNVHPGTAKDKMVNSQKHAMAFHDRLPGEESPEFTDGFEGFFHLISFDGSVEKTTLDYIIRDFDREAFEGRKHFLSALVDEWNKKYGAGSVEIDLHDQYYNMREKIEPHMQIVDIAHAAMESLDITPIVKPIRGGTDGSQLSYMGLPTPNIFTGGENYHGKFEFISVDNMVKATQVIIAIAQGFEQASR
- a CDS encoding zinc-binding dehydrogenase, producing MRAFVVDQYGKDASLTEKDVTPEKAGKYELRIQIEGSSINPLDTKMFFGHVAAASTTGILQGDVTGKVIEIGEGVTSFSIGDRIVAFGGGLGTRAGALAEEMLVPEEMAVLRPEGVSAEIAGCLPVIGLTAMEILKERIAIQPGIRLYVAGGTGGVGHLTVQLARHYGCDVTASASSDEKAAWLEAKGIRVHRYKEESAEALLKRLDLDGFDVIIDTVGGDHLQESFILAKERGRIISIATRTTQDLTMMHSKALSLEAVFVALPLLKGKVDEMKQQQHHLAELLQLVEDGTIEIRIEEQIPYELDALNDIYQRFDQTSHFGKVSVYPTSKK